cacacacacacacacacacacacacacgcacacacacacacgcacacacacacgcacatatacacgcacatatatatatatatatatatatatataatggtattattatccgcgtgttggaataagagcatgaagacgatgaagacaaacaagttgacataatgcattagattcCAACTTCAtttgtttacaaataaatgaaattggaatctaatgcattatgtcaacttgtttgtcttcatcgtctttatatatatatatatatatatatatatatatatatatatatatatggagagagagagggagagagagcggTATGGGGGAGATGCGGGGGATGAAGGGGGGGAGTGGGGGTAATGCACcctatacatgcatgcattacTTTTCAGCATTTCCGTACACTTTGAATATTTTGCAAACTTATGGATTCGTTTATTGAGCATTGTAATGTAATTATGCATTCAACTTctgatcatatatatatatatatatatatatatatatatatatacatataatgtcacaatagaggaatgcattaaatgccaattgccttgatttttaatgcaaaatccgaattttcgggggcctcccccttcgtcagggatgataGTGcgaatcatatatatatatatatatatatatatatatatatatatatatatattgatatattgatatatatttgtatatatgttttgttgaaaatagaaaaataagtgaataaagaatataacaaaatcaaaaattcaattttgataATTCTTGTCAAAACTGTGTGTAGTGTATTGAATACAAATGAGGCAAATTACACAGGGTGTTATATCTACCAGATGATAACTTGGAACAGGCCGAGGTGTGTTTTGAGAGTGTTTTTTGTGCTTCAGGCGAGGAAAGTCTCAAACTTGGTGAATTCAAACGTGCTACTACTCTTTGTACTGGCAGAgcagcaatttcattttcaggtatCAGTTGGAAGTTTAGGTATCTAAATCCAGCGGCAGCCATTTTTGCATAATTCTTCACACGCACGCACAATCGCAATGCATTCATAATACACACGCACTGCAGCTGAAAGCAGGCGATGTTCGCGCTGGTCATTAGTATACCAACACCCGTTGAAAAGTCggatttgctctcagccaatatTTTTATTAGGATCCATAAATTATCACCATTTTACGATCTCTTCTATCACCGAACTTCTCCCTAAACGTTTGTGCCAAAATCAGATCGATGCTGGAGATGGGTATGAGCAAACCGTGGCCTGAGGCGATGAAGAAGTTGACCGGGAAGGCGTTCATGGACACGGGCGCCATCAAAAGCTACTTCCGTCTTCTCATGGATTGGCTGGAGACGGAGAACGACGGTCACCTGATCGGCTGGGACGACGAACTCCGAGTCTTCAGGCGCGATGGCAATTAAACAGCTTTTAAAGATGCCCCGTATTTAAAGGTTTtatgacatacaaatgcatgttgatttgtgtcgattcatgataccctcaacatcacttttgcggtgaaacaaatatctagaaacattccacatatttttagataatttttcttctatttttcttcagataacTTCGATACGTccacatcatctgtcaatcattactaaagtactgatatgtttaacaaaagacattggaatgcaccttccatCGACTCAGCAttacttgcatgtttctgtgatattaatttggctaacaaaagacatggcgagggaacatgcaagttatgctcggtCTTGGGgagggtgcattccaatgtcttttgttaatcatatattagtactttagcaatgattgacggATGAGGTCACAACCAGAATCATGGTTTGGAAGGTGCTTTTatgtgggcgtatccaagtaatctgaagaaatatAGAAGAAAATTTATTTAAAACTATTATAGAATGTTTCtaatattcgtttcaccgcaaaagtgatattgagggtatcatgaatcaacacaaatcaacatgcatttgtatgtcataAAACGTTTAAAATCGCGCTAAAGCCGTTGTCACTGTTTACTAGCAGTGAAGAAACAAAATGGTGCAATATCCCGTATGTTTGAAGTTATCCCCAAAAGTAAGGTTTCAAGGTTCCTTTTGAATGATTTATAGGCCCACAATGTTTGAATATTTCGTCAGGTTCTACCATATTCTTTATTATATTAATTATAATTCTGGAACGAATCCAGACAGACTTCGTGCTAGATTTTAGTGTTGTTCCCGTTTCTCTTGGTGATAGTCAAACTAATTAAACCGACTTATATTATTATTCAAAGGTCATATAGTACTCAAAATCAATTGATTTTCGTGTCATCCAAACAATAGAAATATTATTGCTTATAGGACTTAGAGGTAACTTTTATTTGTTATAGATTAAAAACGTATGTCCGGTCTAGACCCCGACATTCAAAAATcctgaaaatatcttgaatataTCTTGTCGtcaggaaaaatgaaataatctcaGTCTAAACTCTTTAGAAGTATAGAAGGGGGGAAATCTGAGGTATATTGTTTCATCTTGCTCAAGTATCGAAAAGCACTGGTCGCTTTACAAGCAGAAAAACAACACTTTTATGAATACAGAATCGTGACACAGCTATCATGATGGGAATAAGACAGATTAAGCAGGTCTGCAGCCTGGTATAGTCACCACGTTGTTATTGCCACCATTTCACTCTTTATTCGTCAGAATCTCATCAACAACTCTGCACTGCACCGTCCAAATTGCTTGGAAGACatcaattttgtttaaattcCAGTGTTGAAGTTAGGACAATTCAACAAGTTGTAATGCACTGACCCTTTGAAGTTCATATAGCTTTTGTGTCCAGATGATATTCAAATCCTTATCatcaatatgaaatattatttcggtgttgttgtttgtgtttcaaCTTCAAGAGCTTAATGGAAGAAACTGTGCACCATGTGCAGTTAAGAAGAATGAGGTATTTCAGTGGTACTATGGAAGGGCAATTTTTGTTCCGCTAGATTGATTTTAAATTTGAAACATCAATGAAATGACAAGTTACCACATGCAGATGTGGGATTAACGTCAGACAAGCACATTAATGCTGTCTACCCCACCTTCCAATCAGACAGGGTGATTTGATTGTGGTGCCTCATACGGAGAATGTAAACTGTCTTTAGTCGTATACACTATAGCAACGAGTTAAGATTTTCCCGGAAAAATATGGGTTTGCCTACTATGACAGTTACTACTCGTTCTGCGTTCAGAGTGCATTAATGAAATATTGCGCTTTTTATCTATCATTTTGGGGCAGTGTGATATATTGTAATGCTATAGCAATCTCATCTAATTCCTGAAAGTAAGGCGATAAACTCgtatttttgtttcgttttattCGTTTTTGACTCTTTGTAACAATGATTAAATTATGTTCTTTGTCAATCCCAAGTTCGTATAGGCACATCAGTGGAAAAATGTTTAGTCAAGCACTAAATTTGCTATGTTCTCCCTTTAGAGTGAAGCTAGAGAGCATGATATTGTGCATGTGTACAATTTATGTATGACACTTCTAATTTTAGCCAAAAAAGCGCTTAGGGTACTTTCAACCGATAGTCCTTGTCGAAAACGTCTACACCCGGCATGATATAAATGTCATATAACAGTCTACCATTGAATGATATGACTTACTAATGgctatcaaaacaaacaagcaaacaaacaaataaataaccAAATACATAGAAGTCCCGCGATTGGACATTGAGTACACCTCTGCAGAAGAATAGGGCAGttttaaaataaacaaaataatgtttatgccaaattttttaaagttttttccATTATCCTTTTCCAAAGCAATCTTCCcagaaaagtaatattgtctATAATACGATGTACATTGCTTTATCAGCGCGTCATAATGTGCATACTTTGAATCTTTCTGTCGAATGACACAGTtcatgttcacacacacacacacacacacacacacacatacattcgtttatttatacacatttattcatttacttacttatttctgtgtttgtttttctttcttttgatttcTATATTATAGACCTTAACAATACCAAACATGTATATATGGATGTGGGACAGGTAAAGTCTATTTTCAGAACGATAGATTCATATATAGTAAACGGTGTACTTGAATAAAAGCATACAGTATTTCCCACCCTTACAAATTGCGTCTCTTATGTGGATGTGTATAAGCGCACAGTTATTACTTATAAAGAAGAACAAGATGAAACACATTCAAACACAAAAAGATTGGTGACACCTGAACTTTAATATGACGGAGTACCCTGACGAAACCGTTTATATTTAATTCTTTAAAGAAAGCCAGCATGTGAACCACGCTTTGCTTTCACATACATCTTCACACAATGATTACCGCTTCGATACGCTTAACCTACAACTTGTGCAGTACGTTTTCAGTTGCTGGAGCTAATTGTCATGAAGGCCAAAACAGAATTATCTGAAAAACTATCTGGCAATTTTGTCATCATGTTTCTTGAATTTTACATGACTATTGAACAGTGATTCGTTAGTACGCACCTCCTTTGCATTTTTGGACAATTGAtgttcagattaacaaaccttaggaataacgaacatcacttACAGAAAGACACTATACAACACTGTGTACTGTATAATGcataaagatagataaatagataaatgaatatatatatatatatatatatatatatgaagagcttgcaaccaaaaggcgttAAATcaattgaaaatgatggatttagcgccttttggaagcaagttcttcatatatgtatatatatatatatatatatatatatatacatatagttgTATACATATCGTTTACATAGGCAGTAAATGACCATCTTTGTCTAAAGTAGCGAAGTATGATTTTGATGTGGGCAATGATCACGCACACACGAGCGAGAAGCAAATGAGAacacaatcatcatcaatatatatttttataagcAGTAACAttactttcattcattttgaatacattatattatttcatttttgttatcaCACACTTTCACGTGATTTCCTACGAGACTTTCCTGACAGAAAGTTTCATACCATGCACAAATGTATACAAGCAAATATATGCATAAATGTTTTATATGATCGAGGTTAAGTTAACTATCCCTAACGCCTTTAGTTACATAAATGTTGTTCTTCTTGTATTAAGATGTAACAAAATTAATGGTCTCTATTCTTAAACAGCACATAGCATTACTATTCCCAGCCTTTAAAAGCACCTAAGCAATTACATAGGCATTTTATTCCTTCTACCACTATATGAagagctttcaaccaaaaggcgctaaatccattaaaaaaaaaccgatgGATTTGACGCCTTTTGGAAGCATGCTCTtcatatatgcatacatgttttacatgtttatgtacatatatgatataatgttaaaaatgtatatgtatacgtaTCTATATTATTCAGAATTTGTGTTTAGCTACTGTTCTCAATTGCTTTCCTAACTACTATACTTTCGCCAAATCATGCCAGTGCTGTGATCATCTAGATAAAAGTGGATTATCATTCAAGGGCAAAGAAGACTGCTGTTGATAAGATATTAACAAGAACGTTCTGTAGAATGGCAATTTCTGTTGAACTTGAATACATTTATCAAAGTTGTGATGCGGTTACCAACAACTCTTGGtgaacatatacatatattatgcgCTGTAGAAAGTTCGTGAGCATTGTGACTTCGATACGAGCTACATGACAATCGTCTCCGCAGAATTCTGCGACCACAACACCAAGCTAGATTTGCAAAATGTTTAGTTTGACTTAACAGAGGAATTGGAAACTCGGATGTCCAAGATGACGAGAGAATGGATACGATCTTGTTTCCCTGATGAGAGCAGGTTAGGTCCGCCAAACTGCTGCCATTTAGAATCTGCATATGACAACAAATTAGATTGCTGGTAATCTAAAAATTCTATCCCTTCTCAGATTTTGAATTCCATATGACTACATGGAATCGACGGTGACAGGCTTTGACAACCAAGGCGCCAAAGATGGAAACAGTCTGGTTTGGATCTCGTGAAGAGGATGTcctgattttccttttttgcaTCAGGTCTGACCGGATGGATACATGAAACAGATGTTTCCTATTTTCAATTCGAGCTTGTGACTGCATGCGAATCGACGTCTTTAGCACCGAAGATTTCTTAGCCCTATCTGTACTACTCAAAGACTTATTTCAATCCATTGTTAAAGTTTCGATTTCAACCTCCGTATTCCACTTCTATGACgggagaaggggaaaaaatgatcaTTCTGCATCACATGGACTGAAGTTTAGTACCAAAGAGTGCATTAATATCTACTCACCAAATCAACCGTTCCTCTTCGTCCTATAGCAGCTCTCCGTCTCCCGTAAACGGCAACGGGGTGTTCTACTGATGTTTTTTTCGCTCTCTCtgcaaatgaaatgatttgAGAAAACGATCAATGACTGATCGCTAAATTGTCATCCAACAGGCATTGTTATCTATGAGAGTATGATACAAGCCTGGAGAGGGTGCTTCAGACCACCAGGAGGACACCACGCGCATTGTCCCCGTCTGCTTGGAGATTTAAGCTGACAGTTTAATGCTTCGAATGGTCACATGAAGAATCACACGTCACCACAGGACCGTGATAAAGACCTCAATATTCTGAGAGCTGCATGGACCTTACAGAGGCCAATAAGATTGTGGGAAGACTCCCGGACGCTCACCAGTTTGTGTGTGCTCGTTATGGACTCACAGCGTAGAGAGCATGTTTTGATTTCTCTGTAGGCACAAAGTTTCACTTCCGGGTACTAGCCCAGCGCCTAAACGGGCCAacatatgtatacattaaaaaaatcgtGTGATTCTGCATGAGGTTTTTTCCAGGTGCCCGTTAATCCCCGGTACCGCTATGTAACGACAACTTAAGAACCAAATGGTCATATTAAACTAGGGAACAATATCAAAACGAATCACTGGGAACCAATCGAAGTACAACAATGCTGCAAACTTGGCTAACCAGAACAGATCCGCACTGATATTCCCACTGATAAAGATGGTTTCACTGATAAACGTTCAAGTAATTCTGTAATGCAGTAAAAAGTTTTACGGATTGGTGGATCTTCTAGAAATAAGAACTTAGGAGGGAACAGTGAGAAAGATAGACAAAAGGTAGATTGGAATAAAAAGACTTGTAAGTACCTTGTTGCTGCCTGATTGACTTCAAAAAGACGAGGCCGGGGGACTAGTTGATATACGCTGTTTCTCCGACTACTACCTCTTTCCAGTCATGTTGATCACGTAGACGCTAAGACAACCTGCTGATCCTCAACCTGCAGATAGTCCCTGAAGAGCTGAGTAGGTGTCTATCCATGGTCGTCGCTAAACTGcctaaagctgctaaaaattgATTTACCTGTGAGACATGATACGGGacaggaggagaagggggagggaacGATGCCGGCTTTTTGTGGCTATCAAAGACTACTTACCAAGGAAGAAGTGAACGTCGAGTCATGCTGCTCTCCGGCAATGCTACTAACGATGAATCTCACGCAATATTTACCCTAAAATATGTTCAAAGCAACTCAAATTATCCTATCTTCTTTATCTAGAAGTAGGAataaaaacacatttcaatCAGAACATACATTTATAGAATGAGATTTGATAATTAGCCATtgttgaccttttgaccttccTACCTTCTGAAAAATAACGTAATACCGCTCAGATACCATGGATGCTTGTAGAAGAGTCCCACATCACATCAGCTAGCATGATGATGCTTCCTCATTCACTCCTGCTATCATATGGATGCAACCCTCCAGAGACCTACACCTAGATTTCCCAATGCTGTATAGGAGAAAATTCGTGAGACTCTCCAAACCGTACCATTTCGGTTTGAGAGTGCTTTCAGGACCATTCATCACAGAAACCTCATTGCCATTATAGATGGGTAACACACTGGTGGCCAATCATCATGGATGAAAGTAAAAAGTAAGGGTAAAAGTTGAGCTTTCATAGTGACAGAAAATATCTTAGAAGAGGATGTGACaggaatttgatgaaaataatatataagAATACCTCTACACTCCTGCTCTTTGCAAGAGACGATGGACTCCTCGCCCGATGTTGTCTCGAACTTGAAGTCCGGTGCCGCTCTCTGGCCTTTTTTGAACTCCATGCACAGGTACCCGTAATCGTCGCAGCCGACTTGGTTGACTGGGAAATTTGTCTGGATGTCATCAAACTCAATGGGTCCTCCACCTTCCAGGGGCATGGCTTGGTTGAACGGGTCTAAGATCTGCGTTTGTTCGTCTTTGCGGGGCCCGGTTCCGTCGGGGCTCTGCGAAGCGAAGAGTCCCATCTGCCACAGATCCTGGCCTTCGATGTCTGCGCCGTCAGGTTCGAAGTTGACGTTggcatcaatggaaagaggggAAGGCTGGTCGAAAGGAGCGTCACCTATGTCTGCTTCCCAATCCATGTCGATGGCAGTAGCACCTGTGGAAGGAACATCAGGACTTCAAATGGCTTATGCTTGCAGCATATGAATCTTCCAAAAATTGTaactatttttttaaatcataaaacAATGACTGTTGCGTATACCTTACGAAAAAGAGTGCTATTCACATTGACAAAGTatcaaatatatgtatgtatatatatatatatatatatatatataatatatgtacttACATAATCATACGACGGGGAGCGGACGAAGAaccttgtgtgtatgtcttcttcagaaacggattttaaaGTCTTACGTCATATCAAATCCTGCACGCTGATGAAGAATGTGATGATTAATCtgtttgatgtttttgtttttgttttttaaacatgCGTTCCCCCAGAAGGATGGAGCATTTGTATTTCCAATATAGGTCTTTTAGGTCATTTCATATTACTTCATGTACCTTGAGATGGAGTGAACACAAATCAAGGACAAACCTTTGCAGCGATCCCTCATGTCGACACACTTGGTCGTCACCGAGTCATCGGGCCGGGCTTCATACTGAAAGGCGACGCTCGCCTCAGGATTCTTGTCGAGATCAAAGCAGAGATAGGGGGCTTGGTCGCATTTGACTCCTCTCATGTCGAAGTCGAAATCGACCTGACTAAGCGGAAGGTTCGAGCCCTCCATGAGCTCGGTAGAAGCATCAGCCGGATCCAGAATCTGTTCTATCAGACCGGTTTTGGGTCCAGTGCCATCGGGGTTAGGGCTCGCGTAGGCAGCAACCTTCCAGAGGTTCTCTCCCATCACAGTTGTCGAGCCTTCGCCGGTAATGCCGGTCAGGTCCACCGTCAGAGGAGTCATCATATTCTCCAGGAGGTTCTGATTGCCCATGTCAACGTCAAGATCAGTGAAAACAGCCCCTGTGAACAGAAGCAAAAGGCTTTTAGACAGTAGACGACAAGTCTACACAAGAAAACTCACAAAAAAATTTAGTGCATCTACTGCGGTCATGAATTAGATTAGAATCGAAAAACAAAGATAATGCAACACATAAGTTGATTGCCATCCATACACATCACACCCTGACACATTGGGTACTGTCGGTGTATCTTTTTCACAGCACTTCTTACGGTATTATGACATAACATCAATTAACACATCAATGGATATACTATACTTCCGATATGCATGTTGCTAATTACGAATAAGATGAAGGATCAGAGCTATTTCCGCATTTCTCAATGTCTACTGTCTACTGGAGATGATGTAGTCATGCATACGTAGGCTACTTCAATCGCTATTGTACAGCGTAACAGATATTCAGTATACAAATCAATGTATTTTCAAAACGACAATCTCTCGATAcaattataaaaacaaacaatgcaataaacaaatataaaacatgtgtattacatgaaactttttgtctaAAGTTGGTTCATTATTGGGAAAGAGAGGCCCAGGTATAATACAAGCTTGTAGGAATGCGGGCAGGTCAATGAATTGAacttaaaaaaggaaaaaataacgGAAGCAAACACAGAGGTACACAGACGCTCAGGGAAACAAAGACGTATACAGGACAATGCGGTTAgagggaaaatgaaagaaggacTGTAGAAAGGAAGGAAGATGCGAAAACAGTGCTGCAAATTTTGCTTAGTGTTATTTAGTAGGCAATTTACATATCCCTTATTATTATAGCTCCCTTACTTACGCGAGGAACACTCTTGCTCTTTACACTCAATGATCGTGTTCGCCTCCCTGGAGTCATCTTCTGCACCCGCGACCTTGAAGTAATAGAGAGGATCGGGGTCATCCCCGCCTGTGAACTCTACGCATACATATCCAAAATCATTGCATCCTATTGTGCCGAGTTCAAACTGGGTTTCAACACCGTCAATCGACAAATCGCTGTCGGCATTGAGTGTCGTACCAGCCCCCCTGCGGTCGAGGGTCTGTCGCACGTATCCAAATCGTTCTCCGTCGCCGTTGGGATTCCTACTCCCAAACATCCCCATCCGCCAAAGGCCGTTTCCTGCTACCTCTCGGTTGCCTTGTTCGAACGTCACAGTGCTGTCCAGGCTTACACCGGTAGCCTGACCCGATACAGGTGTGTCAGTCGGCTGGAGGTTCCAGTCGAGACTTTCGGCGTAGACATCTGTTCGGCAGAAAATTGAGAAGTAAGCATTATCACTTACTTCCAAGGTTCCACATCCAACCTGATCGTCCAACCAGAATTGAACGTCTTTTCGGAGGATATCATCTTTCCAAAGTGTCAGGTTTATCACGGATAtttcaatgggttaacaatGAAGCTTACACTCTACTCCGCTTGGTTCTTTCGGTCTACCGTCACCAAGAATAAGATGAGAGCGATGACTTTTTTCAATGGCAAGCACAAGACTTGAAAGAGATACTTCCATGAAAATATATGATGAAGCCATTTTACGGCGGAAGACGTCGAATGGGAACTACTTTAGTATCCCTCTTTGTCATAGTGCACACTCAATGCTCGTTTTCACCCTTCACCAAACTACTTGCACACGTACCCATAGAAGATGTACCCAGCAAGCCAACATTATGGTATTACTGAAGAAAGCCAGTCGCAGCATATCCAACAGCTGGGCAGTCTTGGGTCGCCGTCTCTCCGACAAAGTTGTCCACAGCAACTTCAGACTGAACACCCCATGAGAAAGGTCTTAAGCATTCCCAACAAGCAATCATATCACAGAACCACACCGTGGCATAAACGTCGCCGATATTACTGACAATTATTACTTTGCCTGTACGATGCAGGGGGCGCGgatcttgcccccccccccacacacacacacacacattcacgaaaacacacaaacacacttttgcctcttcaaaaaatggaaaatagcATAAACGTAGGAAAACGCATGACTTTGGAGGGCACTGCCCCAAATTCTTCAGGAAGGGAGGTAGGGGCGGGGGCGGGCATAGCGAGGAGCATTGCCTCTTGTC
The DNA window shown above is from Diadema setosum chromosome 14, eeDiaSeto1, whole genome shotgun sequence and carries:
- the LOC140238068 gene encoding uncharacterized protein, with product MHGDEWEVDDCTTCSCDNATLTCVIESCQPAFCPQPIKPTGECCFLCPYNVKVKQVSPEITSTGDLFEGGSNRLQLNVPIKFQESRDTTGVQGEDLWRLSAWASDNPDGTGKRTSFQSDVLNQEQMDQYYKKKEKFAFENIDFVVDDPMAECADLKYICTRIERGQMPITKGNLEFTLEGSPDETAQTGCTPAPDCKGIISTDFDWSMEPTETVIPGQATGVSLDSTVFFRENNPELTGSGLWRMGMYGSRNADGSGERFGYVPQALSAAEAGTTLGANSPLEFMNVETDFEIGSIGCNDFGYVCLEFTGGDDPQPSYFFRVDGAVDGSKEANTLTRCREQECLANVYAESLDWNLQPTDTPVSGQATGVSLDSTVTFEQGNREVAGNGLWRMGMFGSRNPNGDGERFGYVRQTLDRRGAGTTLNADSDLSIDGVETQFELGTIGCNDFGYVCVEFTGGDDPDPLYYFKVAGAEDDSREANTIIECKEQECSSRAVFTDLDVDMGNQNLLENMMTPLTVDLTGITGEGSTTVMGENLWKVAAYASPNPDGTGPKTGLIEQILDPADASTELMEGSNLPLSQVDFDFDMRGVKCDQAPYLCFDLDKNPEASVAFQYEARPDDSVTTKCVDMRDRCKGATAIDMDWEADIGDAPFDQPSPLSIDANVNFEPDGADIEGQDLWQMGLFASQSPDGTGPRKDEQTQILDPFNQAMPLEGGGPIEFDDIQTNFPVNQVGCDDYGYLCMEFKKGQRAAPDFKFETTSGEESIVSCKEQECRGKSIFSSFRQFSDDHG